In Erythrobacter sp. KY5, the DNA window AGGCAGACCAGTCGAGCTGGAAGGCACGATCTGGGGAGGCCGCATCGCGCGTTGCCGAAGCCGGGCGCAGGCTCGAAGAGATCGAAGAAGAACGCGCGGTGATTGCCGCCAAGCCAGCCGCCCTGATGCGCGAAATCGAGCAAGGCGATCAGGTCCGCGCGCGCCTGACCAAGGAACTTGAAGAAGCGCAATCGGTCATGGATGCATGCCAGGACGCCTGCCGCACCATCGAACGCGCGCTCGCCGAAGCGCAGGAAGCGCTCGCCGTTGCACGCGAAGATCGCGCCACTCTGGTCGCCCGCGCCGAAAACGAAGAGGCCCGCCGCAGCGAAATGGCGCGCGTATCGGGCGAGCGGTTCCAATGCCCGCCCCCGCTGCTCGCCGAACGGTTCGAATTCGACGAAGCAGATGTGAAGCCTGCGAGCGTCGAATCGGAAGAGATGGACCGCCTCACCGCCAGCCGTGAGCGTATTGGGCCCGTCAACCTCGTTGCCGCCGATGAGCTCGCAAGGATCGAGGAAGAGCACGGCGCAAACGCGAGCGAGCAGGCCGAACTGACCGAGGCGGTCGCGCGGCTGCGCGCCTCGATCGGCAATCTCAACCGCGAGGGCCGCGAACGCCTGCGCGCGGCATTCGAAGAGGTCGACGGACATTTCCGCGTGCTCTTCACCCGGTTGTTTCAGGGCGGTCAGGCGCATCTCGCGCTTGTCGATAGCGACGATCCTCTGGAAGCCGGCCTCGAAATCTATGCGCAGCCACCGGGCAAACGCCTGCAATCGCTGTCGCTGCTGTCTGGCGGTGAGCAGGCGCTGACCGCGACCGCGCTTATCTTTGCGCTGTTCCTGACCAATCCGGCACCGATCTGCGTGTTGGACGAGGTCGATGCGCCGCTCGACGATGCCAATGTCGAACGGTTCTGCGACCTGCTTGATTCGATGGTTCGCACGACCAAGACGCGCTACCTCATTGTCACCCACAACGCGGTTACAATGAGCCGGATGCACCGATTGTTCGGCGTGACGATGGCTGAAAAAGGGGTGTCGCGACTGGTCAGCGTCGATCTGGGCGAAGCGGCGCTGATGGCGGCTGAATAAGCGCCGCAACTCTTTCGAAAATCAGGCCTCGATCGCCTTTGCCAATCGGTTGCGCAGCACCTTTAGCTGAGCGATCGTTTCCTCGACAGCGGGCGTGAGCACCTGCTGGGGCGAAACGCTCATGCTGATCGGTTCGCCCACCTCGTCACCGTCGGCGCGCCTGTCGCCCATGCGCCGGTCCTCGCCCCTGCGGCGATCAGCGCCCGATTCCTTCGGCCCTCCGCCTGAGCGAAGCACCGCTTCGGCTCCCTTGAGCGTGTAGCCTTCTTCATTGATGAGCCGGTCGATCGCCTCGACCATTTCGACATCGCTGGACCTGTAATATCGTCGGCCACCGCTGCGCTTCATCGGTTTGAGGAGTGCGAATTGCTGCTCCCAATAGCGCAGGACATGCGGCTTGATGCCGAGCGCCTCGCTGACCTCACCGATCGTGCGAAGCGCGGATTCGTCCTTGCCGTCTTTGAAATCGACCATCGCGCCAATCAACCGTTAGGAAGCGGTTGCGATCTGCTCCTTGAGCAGTTGGCTTGCGCGGAAGGTCAGCACGCGGCGCGGGGTGATCGGGACCTCGATACCGGTCTTGGGATTGCGACCAACGCGTTCGTTCTTGTCGCGAAGAACGAAGCTGCCAAATCCGGAAATCTTCACATTCTCGCCCTTGGCCAGCGCGTCTGACATCTTGGTCAGGATCGCTTCCACCAGATCGAGGGATTCTGCTCGACTGAGGCCCATCTTGCGATTGATTGTCTCGGCCAGATCGGCCCGGGTCAAAGTGCCCACTGAACGCATATTGTTCCTCTCCCTAAAGAGAACACGACCCCTGATAGTTTAACAATTGTATGGAAAAACGGGATATTGCGCAACCGCACTCCAGAAATTGCGCAAAGTTTTGCCCTGAAGGCTGGGTGCAGTCGCCTGTGTCGCGGTTACATCCGCACGAGACTTGCGCCCCAGGTGAAGCCGCCGCCCATCGCTTCGAACATGACCAGATCGCCTGCTTTGATGCGCCCGTCCTTGCGCGCCACATCGAAGGCTAACGGGACCGATGCAGCCGATGTGTTGGCGTGTTTGTCGACCGTCACCACGACCTTTTCGGCCGGGATGCCAAGCTTTTTCGCGGTCGCATCAAGGATGCGCTTGTTCGCCTGGTGCGGGACGATCCAGTCGATCTCGGATGCAGAAACGTTCGCATCTTCAATGACTTCCTTAAGCACGCTGGAAAGGTTCACAAC includes these proteins:
- a CDS encoding MerR family transcriptional regulator — protein: MVDFKDGKDESALRTIGEVSEALGIKPHVLRYWEQQFALLKPMKRSGGRRYYRSSDVEMVEAIDRLINEEGYTLKGAEAVLRSGGGPKESGADRRRGEDRRMGDRRADGDEVGEPISMSVSPQQVLTPAVEETIAQLKVLRNRLAKAIEA
- a CDS encoding integration host factor subunit alpha encodes the protein MRSVGTLTRADLAETINRKMGLSRAESLDLVEAILTKMSDALAKGENVKISGFGSFVLRDKNERVGRNPKTGIEVPITPRRVLTFRASQLLKEQIATAS